A stretch of the Bacillota bacterium genome encodes the following:
- a CDS encoding amidophosphoribosyltransferase, which yields MDKPKEECGLFGIYVPVKEAKVRGFPVNEDVVSDVARLTYYGLYALQHRGQESAGIAISNGKGIEVTKAMGLVAEVFDEQKLSALRGHVAIGHVRYSTTGSSLLVNAQPLVFRYLQGMMALAHNGNLTNATQLRHRLATLGSVFQSTTDSEVIVNLIARYSQDSVEDALLKCMIDIKGAYSLVLMTENKLLGVRDPFGVRPLCLGRLGDAYILASESCALDTVGAEFIRDLDPGEIVVIDERGLTSLKILPATHRATCIFEYIYFARPDSNIDGYNVNRARRAMGRQLAREKKIEADIVISVPDSGTAAALGYAEEAGIPYEEGLMKNRYIGRTFIQPAQKTRDLGVRLKLNPIQEALKDKRVIMVDDSIVRGTTSKKIVRMLREAGAAEVHMLVSSPPILHPCFYGIDTSEREELIAAKMSLAEIEKYIGADSLTYLSLEGLLGCFPGNEEMFCTACFSGNYPIEIPSQVAAGKFSLEG from the coding sequence ATGGATAAGCCAAAAGAAGAGTGCGGTTTGTTTGGCATCTATGTACCGGTTAAGGAGGCCAAGGTCAGAGGCTTCCCAGTGAATGAGGATGTCGTGTCAGACGTGGCCAGACTGACCTATTACGGCCTCTACGCCCTTCAACATCGGGGCCAGGAAAGCGCCGGGATCGCCATCTCGAATGGGAAAGGGATCGAAGTCACTAAAGCCATGGGCCTGGTGGCTGAGGTTTTTGACGAACAGAAACTGAGCGCTTTGCGTGGGCACGTGGCTATCGGCCACGTGCGCTACTCGACGACGGGCTCGAGTCTACTTGTCAACGCGCAACCCCTGGTGTTTCGTTACCTCCAGGGGATGATGGCCCTCGCCCATAATGGCAATTTGACCAATGCCACTCAGCTTCGGCACCGGCTGGCAACTTTGGGTTCTGTTTTTCAATCAACAACTGATAGTGAAGTTATTGTCAACCTGATTGCCCGGTATTCCCAGGACAGTGTTGAGGATGCCCTGCTGAAATGCATGATCGACATCAAAGGGGCCTACTCGCTGGTATTGATGACGGAAAACAAGCTGTTAGGTGTCCGGGATCCCTTCGGGGTGCGGCCACTGTGCCTGGGCCGGCTGGGTGACGCCTATATCCTGGCCTCAGAATCCTGTGCCTTGGATACGGTTGGGGCAGAGTTTATCCGGGACCTCGACCCCGGGGAGATTGTGGTTATTGATGAACGGGGCTTGACCTCCCTGAAGATTTTACCGGCTACTCACCGAGCGACCTGTATCTTTGAATACATCTACTTTGCCCGGCCAGACAGCAACATCGACGGATACAACGTGAACCGGGCGCGGCGGGCGATGGGAAGACAACTGGCGCGTGAGAAAAAGATTGAGGCCGATATCGTAATCTCTGTTCCCGATTCCGGTACGGCGGCGGCGTTGGGTTATGCCGAAGAGGCAGGGATTCCTTATGAAGAGGGGTTGATGAAGAACCGCTACATCGGTCGCACGTTTATTCAGCCTGCCCAAAAGACCCGCGATCTCGGTGTTCGCCTGAAACTTAACCCGATTCAGGAAGCCTTGAAGGACAAACGAGTAATCATGGTGGATGATTCAATCGTGCGTGGGACGACTTCGAAAAAAATTGTCCGTATGCTGCGTGAGGCGGGGGCGGCTGAAGTGCATATGCTGGTGAGCTCACCCCCGATTCTGCACCCCTGTTTTTATGGGATTGACACCTCCGAACGGGAAGAACTGATTGCGGCCAAGATGAGCCTGGCCGAAATCGAGAAGTATATTGGGGCGGATAGCCTGACCTACCTCAGCCTGGAGGGACTGTTGGGTTGTTTCCCCGGGAATGAAGAAATGTTTTGTACGGCCTGCTTCAGCGGAAATTACCCGATTGAGATTCCGTCTCAGGTAGCGGCGGGCAAGTTTAGTCTTGAGGGTTAA
- the purH gene encoding bifunctional phosphoribosylaminoimidazolecarboxamide formyltransferase/IMP cyclohydrolase, with translation MKKRRALISVSNKTGIVELAKSLVDLEFEIVSTGGTAQYLQAAGVPVTPVSQVTGFPEILDGRVKTLHPKIHGGILARRIPEHLNQLDEHAITPIDLVAVNLYPFRETISKPGVTLEEAIENIDIGGPSMVRSAAKNYQDVIVLVNPERYEEVLKQLMETGNVSPDLRQQLAAEAFAHTAEYDRLIAAFLQGLNQADKPAVFPEQLVLVGEKIQDLRYGENPHQRAAFYRLAGVQGGLANAKQLNGKELSYNNIVDLESAWAIVSEFDEPAAVIIKHTNPCGTAIGADLAEAYRKAYAADPLSAYGGIVALNRPVDRLTAEEMAKIFLEAVIAPAYDHEALAILQKKQNLRVLAVEPIRTKQGSCWQVKTVQGGFVVQDVDEGSLDDVELKVVTDRQPTEREWEDLRFTWQVVKHVKSNAIVVGTGGQTLGVGAGQMNRVGAAKIALEQAGEKARGAVLASDAFFPFRDTVDEAAKAGITAIIQPGGSIRDAECIQAANEHGIAMVFTGMRHFKH, from the coding sequence ATGAAAAAAAGGCGAGCACTAATCAGTGTTTCCAACAAAACTGGGATCGTTGAACTGGCGAAGTCCCTGGTTGACCTGGAATTTGAGATCGTCTCCACGGGTGGGACGGCTCAATACTTACAAGCGGCTGGGGTGCCGGTAACACCGGTTTCCCAGGTAACGGGTTTTCCGGAAATCCTGGACGGGCGGGTGAAGACACTCCATCCCAAGATTCACGGTGGGATTCTGGCCCGACGGATTCCAGAGCACCTGAACCAATTAGATGAACATGCCATTACCCCAATCGATCTGGTAGCGGTTAACCTGTATCCTTTCCGGGAAACCATCAGTAAACCTGGTGTAACCCTAGAGGAAGCGATTGAAAACATTGACATCGGCGGACCATCCATGGTTCGTTCGGCCGCCAAGAACTACCAGGATGTCATTGTTCTTGTTAATCCCGAGCGGTATGAAGAGGTTTTAAAACAGCTGATGGAGACTGGCAACGTCAGCCCGGACCTGCGTCAGCAACTGGCAGCTGAGGCGTTCGCGCACACGGCCGAATATGACCGGTTGATCGCGGCCTTTCTACAAGGGCTAAATCAAGCGGACAAGCCAGCTGTCTTCCCGGAGCAGTTGGTGCTGGTGGGCGAAAAGATTCAAGACCTCCGCTATGGAGAGAATCCTCACCAGAGAGCGGCCTTTTACCGGCTGGCCGGTGTTCAGGGCGGCCTGGCGAACGCCAAACAGCTCAATGGGAAAGAGTTGTCGTACAACAATATTGTTGACCTGGAATCGGCTTGGGCGATCGTTAGTGAGTTTGACGAGCCCGCCGCGGTGATCATTAAACACACCAACCCCTGCGGTACGGCGATTGGTGCCGATCTGGCCGAGGCATACCGCAAGGCTTATGCGGCCGATCCTCTGTCAGCCTATGGGGGGATCGTGGCCCTCAATCGCCCGGTGGACCGGCTGACGGCGGAGGAAATGGCCAAGATCTTCTTAGAAGCGGTCATTGCCCCGGCTTATGATCATGAAGCCTTGGCAATCTTACAGAAAAAGCAAAACCTGCGCGTCCTGGCCGTTGAACCGATACGGACGAAGCAAGGAAGCTGCTGGCAGGTGAAGACTGTCCAGGGGGGCTTTGTTGTCCAGGATGTTGATGAGGGTAGCCTGGACGATGTTGAACTTAAGGTGGTTACTGACCGTCAGCCGACTGAACGGGAGTGGGAGGATCTCCGTTTTACTTGGCAAGTGGTCAAGCACGTCAAATCAAACGCCATCGTGGTTGGCACCGGGGGGCAAACCTTGGGTGTCGGTGCGGGTCAGATGAATCGGGTCGGTGCGGCCAAGATCGCTTTGGAGCAGGCCGGGGAGAAGGCCCGGGGCGCGGTGCTGGCTTCTGATGCCTTTTTTCCCTTCCGTGATACCGTAGATGAGGCGGCCAAGGCCGGCATCACGGCGATTATTCAACCCGGGGGCTCAATCCGTGATGCCGAGTGTATCCAGGCGGCCAATGAACACGGGATCGCCATGGTGTTTACCGGGATGCGCCACTTCAAACATTAA
- a CDS encoding phosphoribosylglycinamide formyltransferase, whose product MSKFRLAVLASGRGSNLQAILDAIEDGRLQAQVAVVISDRGEAPALERARAKHIPAVHINPKDFSDKAAYEQAVADCCIEYQVDLIVLAGYMRILGAEFIRRFPNRIVNIHPALLPSFPGLHAQRQALEYGVRFSGCTVHFVDEGVDSGPIISQAVVPVLPDDTEETLAERILVQEHRIYPAAIQLIVEGRLEVKGRRVLIRDKHGH is encoded by the coding sequence ATGAGCAAGTTTCGACTGGCTGTCCTGGCTTCCGGGCGTGGTTCGAATCTTCAGGCGATCCTGGATGCGATCGAGGATGGGCGGCTGCAGGCCCAGGTAGCGGTTGTGATCAGTGACCGCGGGGAGGCGCCGGCTTTAGAGCGAGCCAGGGCCAAGCATATCCCCGCTGTCCATATCAATCCCAAGGACTTTTCAGACAAGGCCGCATATGAACAGGCGGTGGCAGACTGTTGCATCGAGTACCAAGTAGACCTCATTGTTCTGGCTGGATATATGCGCATTCTTGGGGCTGAATTCATTCGCCGCTTTCCAAACCGGATCGTAAATATCCACCCGGCCCTTTTACCGTCTTTCCCTGGGCTGCATGCCCAGCGGCAGGCCCTCGAGTACGGGGTGCGTTTCAGCGGGTGCACCGTGCATTTCGTTGACGAAGGGGTGGACAGTGGGCCCATCATCAGTCAGGCGGTAGTCCCGGTGCTTCCCGACGACACGGAGGAGACCCTGGCCGAACGGATCCTTGTGCAGGAGCACCGCATTTATCCAGCGGCGATTCAGCTGATTGTCGAAGGCCGGTTGGAAGTCAAGGGCCGGCGGGTGCTGATCCGAGATAAGCATGGACATTAG
- the purQ gene encoding phosphoribosylformylglycinamidine synthase subunit PurQ, with the protein MKFGVVVFPGSNCDADCYHVVKEVLQQPVEYVWHQNSSVAGFDCLILPGGFSYGDYLRVGAIARFSPVMGAIQEFVERGGLVIGICNGFQILMEAGLLPGAMLRNDSLQFRCHPTYLRVEDNTTPFTNQCQPGQVLRIPIAHGDGNFFADAKTLAEIEANGQVVFRYCTPVGEIIPEANPNGSLNNIAGICNRGRNVLGMMPHPERCAEAILGSEDGRLIFVSLLKWWESGGFDGK; encoded by the coding sequence ATGAAATTTGGGGTAGTGGTTTTTCCCGGCTCCAACTGTGATGCGGACTGTTACCACGTGGTGAAAGAGGTGCTGCAACAGCCGGTTGAGTACGTCTGGCACCAAAACAGTTCAGTAGCTGGCTTCGATTGTCTGATTCTGCCGGGGGGATTTTCCTATGGGGATTATCTCCGGGTTGGGGCGATCGCCCGGTTTTCGCCAGTCATGGGAGCCATTCAAGAATTTGTCGAGCGGGGTGGTCTGGTGATCGGGATTTGCAATGGATTTCAGATTCTCATGGAGGCGGGGTTATTGCCAGGTGCCATGCTGCGCAATGACAGCCTCCAGTTTCGCTGCCACCCAACCTACCTGCGGGTGGAGGACAACACGACCCCCTTCACCAATCAGTGCCAGCCGGGACAGGTGCTCCGAATTCCGATCGCGCACGGGGATGGGAATTTCTTTGCCGATGCCAAGACGCTGGCGGAGATCGAGGCCAACGGCCAGGTTGTTTTCCGCTACTGCACGCCAGTTGGGGAGATCATTCCTGAGGCCAACCCGAACGGTTCACTGAATAACATCGCGGGAATCTGCAATCGGGGGCGGAATGTCCTGGGGATGATGCCGCACCCGGAGCGCTGTGCGGAGGCGATTTTAGGCAGCGAGGATGGACGCCTCATTTTTGTTTCCCTGTTGAAATGGTGGGAAAGTGGTGGCTTCGATGGAAAGTAA
- the purL gene encoding phosphoribosylformylglycinamidine synthase subunit PurL produces the protein MESKVWREMGLTDWEYERIKELLGREPNYVETGMFAVMWSEHCGYKNSRPVLKLFPTSGPQVLQGPGENAGIVDIGDGQAVVFKIESHNHPSAVEPFQGAATGVGGIVRDIFTMGARPIALLDSLRFGELTKPRVKYLFSGVVGGISSYGNCIGIPTVAGEVYFHPSYEDNPLVNAMCVGLIDQKNIAKGVAAGVGNPVMVVGARTGRDGIHGATFASEELNEASEEKRPAVQVGDPFMEKLLLEACLELIQAGLVVGMQDMGAAGLTSSSCEMASRGNSGMVIDVSLVPRREEGMTPYEVMLSESQERMLVVPKKGKEEEVQKIFAKWGLEAVVVGWVTDDGIMRIKDGDEIVAEIPAKALTDECPVYYREEKEPAYYQRLKEFDLSTVPEPADYVAVLRQLLASPNIASKELVYQQYDHMVGVNTVVVPGAADAAVLRVKGTQKGLALKTDGNSRFCYLDPFRGGALAVAEAARNLVCTGARPLAITDCLNFGNPEKPEIFWQFRQAVLGMSEACRALNTPVISGNVSFYNETKGEAIYPTPVVGMVGLLTNINRRCTQGFKQEGDVILLLGNNKGEIGGSEYLAVVHGQEAGPVPELDLDLERAVQTCCLMLIEEGWVKSAHDCSEGGLAVTLAESCISGQIGAEIEFTSELRADHYLFGETPSQIVISVAPERVPLVLEAAEEFVVPVTVLGRVGGPNLKITKKTKQENFMAQSLIDVPVKEIEEIWRGAIPCLMKGN, from the coding sequence ATGGAAAGTAAGGTCTGGCGGGAAATGGGACTGACTGACTGGGAGTACGAGCGAATCAAAGAGCTTTTAGGCCGGGAACCGAACTACGTGGAAACCGGTATGTTTGCGGTCATGTGGTCTGAACACTGTGGCTACAAGAATTCCCGTCCCGTGTTGAAACTCTTTCCAACCAGCGGTCCCCAGGTCTTGCAGGGGCCGGGGGAAAACGCAGGTATCGTTGATATCGGTGACGGTCAGGCGGTGGTCTTCAAGATTGAGAGCCACAATCACCCTTCGGCAGTTGAACCCTTCCAGGGGGCAGCTACTGGGGTTGGCGGGATCGTGCGCGATATTTTCACCATGGGGGCGCGTCCGATCGCTTTGCTAGATTCTCTCCGGTTTGGTGAGCTGACAAAGCCCCGGGTCAAATATCTTTTTAGTGGAGTAGTCGGTGGAATCAGCTCGTACGGTAATTGTATCGGAATTCCCACCGTGGCGGGTGAGGTCTATTTTCACCCGAGTTATGAGGATAATCCGCTGGTCAATGCCATGTGTGTTGGGCTGATTGACCAGAAAAATATTGCTAAGGGTGTAGCCGCCGGGGTTGGCAACCCGGTGATGGTGGTGGGAGCGCGGACCGGCCGGGATGGTATCCACGGGGCCACTTTTGCCTCAGAAGAGCTAAATGAAGCTTCCGAAGAAAAGCGCCCGGCGGTTCAGGTAGGCGACCCCTTTATGGAGAAGTTGCTGCTCGAAGCTTGCCTGGAGCTGATTCAGGCCGGCCTGGTCGTGGGGATGCAGGACATGGGTGCGGCCGGGCTGACCAGTTCATCTTGTGAGATGGCGAGCCGCGGCAACAGCGGGATGGTGATCGATGTCTCATTGGTTCCCCGGCGGGAAGAAGGCATGACCCCGTACGAGGTTATGTTATCAGAATCGCAGGAACGGATGCTGGTCGTGCCGAAGAAGGGAAAAGAGGAAGAAGTCCAAAAGATTTTCGCCAAGTGGGGCTTGGAGGCGGTGGTTGTCGGCTGGGTAACTGATGACGGGATAATGCGGATCAAAGACGGCGATGAGATTGTGGCCGAGATTCCCGCGAAAGCCCTGACCGATGAATGTCCGGTGTATTACCGGGAGGAAAAGGAGCCGGCTTACTATCAGCGCTTAAAGGAATTTGATCTCAGTACCGTTCCTGAACCGGCAGACTACGTGGCGGTCTTACGCCAACTGCTGGCTTCGCCGAATATTGCCAGCAAAGAACTGGTTTACCAGCAGTACGACCACATGGTCGGGGTAAACACCGTTGTTGTCCCTGGTGCGGCAGATGCGGCTGTTTTACGGGTGAAAGGAACCCAAAAAGGATTAGCATTAAAGACTGACGGCAACAGCCGGTTCTGCTACCTGGATCCCTTCCGCGGCGGTGCGCTAGCGGTGGCGGAAGCAGCGCGCAACTTGGTTTGCACTGGAGCAAGACCACTGGCGATCACTGACTGCCTCAACTTTGGTAACCCGGAGAAACCTGAGATCTTCTGGCAGTTCCGTCAGGCTGTCTTGGGGATGAGCGAGGCCTGCCGGGCTCTAAATACGCCGGTCATCAGCGGTAATGTTAGCTTCTATAATGAAACTAAAGGAGAAGCGATTTACCCGACCCCAGTCGTGGGTATGGTTGGCCTGTTGACCAACATTAACCGGCGGTGTACGCAGGGCTTTAAGCAAGAAGGGGACGTGATCCTTCTATTGGGTAATAATAAAGGGGAAATTGGCGGGAGCGAGTACCTGGCCGTGGTGCATGGGCAGGAAGCAGGTCCAGTGCCTGAGCTTGACTTGGATCTGGAGCGCGCGGTCCAGACTTGTTGCCTCATGCTGATTGAAGAGGGTTGGGTTAAGTCGGCCCATGATTGTTCGGAAGGTGGATTAGCGGTGACGTTAGCGGAATCATGCATCAGCGGGCAAATTGGTGCCGAGATTGAATTCACCAGTGAACTACGCGCTGACCACTATTTGTTCGGCGAAACACCCTCGCAAATTGTGATTTCGGTTGCACCTGAACGGGTACCGCTGGTACTGGAGGCTGCCGAAGAATTTGTGGTTCCAGTGACTGTTCTGGGTCGGGTCGGTGGCCCTAACTTAAAGATAACGAAAAAAACCAAACAAGAAAACTTCATGGCGCAATCCTTAATTGATGTACCGGTCAAAGAAATCGAAGAAATTTGGCGGGGGGCAATTCCGTGTTTGATGAAAGGGAATTAA
- the purS gene encoding phosphoribosylformylglycinamidine synthase subunit PurS: MFKANIHVTLKKSILDPQGTAVQKALHSLNYVNVTDVRLGKYFEVQLDAPDRAAAEAQVREMCERLLANPVIEDFTFELVEV, from the coding sequence ATGTTTAAGGCTAACATTCACGTAACCCTGAAAAAGAGTATCCTCGACCCCCAGGGAACAGCTGTGCAAAAGGCCCTCCATTCGTTGAACTATGTTAACGTCACCGATGTCCGTTTGGGCAAATACTTTGAGGTGCAGTTGGACGCGCCAGACCGTGCGGCAGCCGAAGCGCAGGTTCGGGAGATGTGTGAACGGCTGCTGGCGAACCCAGTCATCGAAGACTTTACTTTTGAACTGGTGGAGGTATAG
- a CDS encoding phosphoribosylformylglycinamidine cyclo-ligase has protein sequence MSGAKELTYRDAGVDITAGSETVNLIKESVRRTWRPEVLTEIGGFGGLFALNVVKYREPVLVSGTDGVGTKLRVAMMADRHDTIGIDAVAMCVNDILVHGAEPLFFLDYLAVGKLVPAKAATIVQGVAEGCRQAGCALIGGETAEMPGFYGEDEYDLAGFAVGVVEKSRLITGASIVAGDQILALPSTGLHSNGYSLARKVLFEVGGYQLSDMVPELGKTVEEELLTPTRIYVKLVLKILEQYQVKGMAHITGGGLVENVPRILPAGTSALLYRNSWPVLPIFKLLQKLGNISEAEMFRTFNMGVGLCLVVSAADVAGITNLLQANNEPVYRIGEIIPGDGRVVWTDEHAKEAGE, from the coding sequence ATGAGCGGCGCGAAGGAATTGACCTATCGAGACGCGGGTGTGGATATTACGGCCGGCAGCGAAACCGTAAACCTGATTAAAGAAAGCGTCCGACGGACGTGGCGGCCTGAAGTGCTTACCGAAATTGGCGGGTTTGGCGGTTTATTTGCCCTTAACGTGGTGAAGTACCGTGAACCAGTACTGGTGTCGGGAACGGATGGTGTGGGGACGAAACTGCGCGTGGCCATGATGGCCGACCGGCACGATACCATTGGGATTGATGCCGTAGCCATGTGCGTGAATGATATCCTGGTGCACGGGGCCGAACCCCTGTTTTTTCTAGATTATTTGGCGGTGGGAAAACTGGTGCCGGCTAAAGCGGCGACGATTGTCCAGGGGGTGGCCGAGGGCTGTCGGCAGGCGGGCTGTGCCCTGATCGGTGGAGAAACAGCCGAGATGCCCGGCTTTTACGGAGAAGACGAATACGACTTGGCCGGCTTCGCGGTAGGTGTGGTCGAAAAGTCAAGGTTGATTACCGGTGCCAGCATTGTAGCGGGCGACCAGATTCTAGCCCTGCCTTCGACTGGCCTCCACAGCAACGGATATTCCTTGGCCCGCAAGGTTTTGTTTGAGGTTGGGGGTTACCAGCTTAGTGACATGGTGCCGGAACTAGGAAAAACCGTCGAGGAGGAACTTCTGACTCCAACACGGATTTATGTCAAGTTGGTGTTAAAAATCCTGGAACAGTATCAGGTGAAAGGAATGGCCCACATTACCGGGGGCGGGCTGGTGGAAAACGTCCCCCGGATCCTGCCGGCCGGCACAAGTGCTTTGCTCTACCGCAATAGTTGGCCGGTCTTACCAATTTTTAAGCTGTTGCAAAAACTCGGCAATATCAGCGAGGCGGAAATGTTCCGCACCTTTAATATGGGGGTGGGCCTATGCCTGGTGGTATCGGCCGCTGACGTGGCTGGTATAACCAACCTCCTCCAGGCTAATAATGAACCTGTTTACCGGATTGGCGAAATTATCCCAGGCGATGGCCGAGTGGTCTGGACGGATGAACACGCGAAGGAGGCGGGAGAATGA
- a CDS encoding phosphoribosylaminoimidazolesuccinocarboxamide synthase has protein sequence MERLELLYEGKAKKVYRTNDPNLYWIEYKDDATAFNGLKKGTITNKGFYNNQISAKLFQLLENKGIPTHFVELVNEREMVVKALKIIPVEVIARNITAGSLAKRLGMEEGIVLNKPVLEFYYKSDELGDPMINEYHIDAINLATPEQMAVIKDLAWQINDILKVYFAEKGILLVDFKLEFGVYQGQVILGDEISPDTCRFWDAETKEKLDKDRFRRDLGNVEGAYAEVWRRLQS, from the coding sequence GTGGAGAGACTGGAGCTACTGTACGAGGGGAAGGCCAAGAAGGTATATCGGACCAATGACCCTAACCTCTACTGGATCGAGTATAAGGATGACGCGACAGCTTTTAATGGCCTCAAAAAAGGGACGATCACCAACAAAGGGTTTTATAACAACCAGATTTCCGCTAAGCTGTTTCAACTGCTGGAAAACAAGGGGATTCCTACCCACTTTGTCGAACTGGTCAATGAGCGGGAAATGGTGGTCAAGGCCTTAAAGATCATCCCTGTCGAGGTGATCGCCCGGAATATCACGGCCGGCAGTCTGGCCAAACGGCTGGGGATGGAAGAAGGCATTGTGCTAAATAAACCGGTTCTGGAGTTCTACTACAAGAGTGATGAACTGGGCGACCCGATGATCAACGAGTACCACATTGACGCCATAAATTTGGCCACGCCGGAGCAGATGGCGGTGATTAAGGATCTGGCCTGGCAAATCAACGATATTCTAAAGGTCTACTTCGCGGAAAAAGGCATCTTGCTGGTTGATTTTAAGCTCGAGTTTGGTGTCTATCAGGGGCAGGTAATTTTAGGGGACGAGATTTCGCCGGATACGTGCCGGTTCTGGGACGCGGAAACTAAAGAAAAACTGGACAAAGACCGCTTCCGTCGCGACCTGGGCAATGTGGAGGGAGCATACGCGGAGGTCTGGCGGCGGCTGCAAAGTTAA
- the purD gene encoding phosphoribosylamine--glycine ligase, with protein MEEKLNVLVVGGGGREHALVWKLKQSPRVKKIYCAPGNAGIAQLADCVTIAAEDIQGLLHFAEQASIDLTVVGPEAPLVAGIVDTFEQAGRRIFGPSQKAALLEGSKALAKEIMVKYGIPTARHATFSTAEAAYAYIQEQGAPCVVKADGLAAGKGVVVAMDEETALAAVKEIMENRAFGEAGNQVVIEEYLEGEEVSILAFTDGQTVVPMVSAQDHKRVFDGDRGPNTGGMGAYSPAPVYNPGVAQQVVKQILEPTVAAMRTERREYRGVLYAGLMITANGPKVLEFNARFGDPETQVVLPRLKTDLVDIIEAILDQRLEQLKIEWYPQTAVCVVLAAGGYPGSYQKGMVIEGLDRLTQEVLVFHAGTTRRDGRIVTNGGRVLGVTALGDTIQTAIDRAYAAVEQIKFADMHYRRDIGYRALQRR; from the coding sequence GTGGAGGAGAAGCTAAACGTACTCGTGGTCGGCGGTGGTGGTCGTGAACACGCTCTGGTGTGGAAACTCAAGCAGAGCCCACGGGTCAAAAAAATTTACTGTGCCCCGGGAAACGCGGGTATTGCTCAATTAGCCGACTGTGTTACCATCGCTGCCGAAGACATTCAGGGTCTGTTGCATTTTGCCGAGCAGGCGAGTATTGACCTGACCGTGGTTGGTCCAGAGGCCCCACTGGTGGCGGGAATCGTTGATACGTTTGAGCAAGCCGGTCGGCGTATCTTTGGCCCTAGCCAAAAAGCAGCGCTTCTTGAGGGCAGCAAAGCCCTGGCCAAGGAGATCATGGTCAAGTACGGTATCCCAACGGCCAGGCACGCTACGTTTAGTACGGCTGAAGCAGCGTATGCCTATATTCAAGAACAAGGAGCTCCCTGTGTGGTCAAAGCCGATGGGCTGGCGGCGGGTAAAGGTGTCGTAGTGGCTATGGATGAAGAGACGGCGTTGGCGGCAGTTAAAGAAATCATGGAGAACCGGGCCTTCGGTGAGGCCGGGAATCAGGTCGTGATCGAAGAATACCTTGAGGGCGAAGAGGTTAGCATTCTGGCTTTCACGGATGGGCAGACGGTGGTCCCGATGGTTTCGGCGCAAGACCATAAACGGGTCTTTGATGGGGACCGGGGACCGAATACCGGGGGGATGGGGGCATATTCACCAGCTCCAGTCTATAACCCGGGTGTGGCCCAGCAGGTAGTGAAACAGATCCTGGAGCCGACTGTGGCGGCGATGCGCACCGAAAGGCGAGAATACCGTGGAGTTTTGTATGCGGGTTTAATGATTACGGCCAATGGCCCGAAGGTTTTAGAATTTAACGCCCGTTTTGGCGATCCCGAAACCCAGGTGGTGTTGCCGCGCTTGAAGACTGACCTGGTGGACATTATTGAGGCAATCCTGGATCAGCGGCTTGAACAGCTTAAGATCGAATGGTATCCGCAGACGGCTGTTTGTGTGGTCCTGGCGGCGGGGGGTTACCCGGGTAGTTACCAGAAAGGAATGGTCATTGAGGGGTTGGATCGGCTTACCCAAGAGGTGCTGGTTTTCCATGCTGGGACGACGAGGCGAGACGGGCGGATTGTTACCAACGGCGGCCGAGTCCTCGGGGTAACGGCTTTGGGGGACACCATTCAAACCGCAATTGATCGGGCCTACGCCGCGGTCGAGCAGATTAAGTTTGCAGATATGCATTACCGCCGAGACATCGGCTACCGGGCTTTACAACGGCGTTAG
- a CDS encoding HD domain-containing protein, with product MGAIEHNQRHADLVADLSRKILQTLGYPTREAELAAIAGFLHDLGNMANRYGHGLTGAIFAYNLLREMGMPPEELAVVMSAIGNHEEKAGGHPVTPVGAAVILADKSDVHHTRVRKTDLAQFTRRDRVNYAARQSLLDVNPEQRVITMKLIIDPQICSVMEYFEIFLAKMIMCRRAAAALQCQFELIINDAKLL from the coding sequence ATGGGGGCCATCGAACACAACCAGCGCCACGCCGACCTGGTGGCTGACCTCAGCCGGAAAATTCTACAGACGCTTGGCTATCCGACGCGAGAGGCTGAACTGGCGGCCATCGCTGGATTTTTACATGACCTGGGCAATATGGCCAACCGCTACGGTCACGGGCTGACTGGAGCGATTTTTGCTTACAACTTATTGCGGGAGATGGGGATGCCACCCGAGGAACTAGCGGTAGTGATGTCCGCGATCGGTAATCACGAAGAGAAAGCAGGGGGGCACCCAGTTACTCCGGTCGGAGCAGCGGTAATTCTGGCGGACAAATCTGATGTTCATCACACGCGTGTGCGCAAAACGGATTTGGCGCAGTTCACGCGACGTGACCGGGTGAATTACGCGGCTAGGCAATCCTTACTGGATGTCAATCCCGAGCAACGCGTAATCACCATGAAATTGATTATTGACCCGCAGATCTGTTCGGTCATGGAGTACTTTGAAATTTTTCTGGCGAAAATGATCATGTGCCGCCGGGCGGCGGCTGCTCTGCAGTGTCAGTTTGAATTGATCATCAACGACGCCAAGCTGTTATAA